Within Natator depressus isolate rNatDep1 chromosome 6, rNatDep2.hap1, whole genome shotgun sequence, the genomic segment ACTACCAGGATTAAAGAATCAAATGGCAATCACTGGTAGACAGTTTAATTTAATGACATCTCCTTCAGGTCTGTAGGAAGGTgaatgaggggggaggggaggaggagttaTACTATTCCAATTGAATGAGCTGCAGAAATGGAAGCTCCTTAGATCCAGATGGCACTTGTATGTCTTTCTATAAGGGTTTTCCTTCAAGTGAAACTACCACATTGCCTCCCAATTTCTCTGCGAGTGTTGAACGGTCCTTAATATCATCCAAACCATTTACTTGCCACTCATGTTTAATACCTGAAAGACAAAtggataaaaatatatttgttcaGTTCCTCAATGCTGAGAAGAACTGTAACTGCTATGTGGAATATCAGATGCCTGTACCTGtaaatttctttttaatggcatcTTTAGAGCTTGCGTAGATCATCTTGCTTTTTAAAGGTGCACTTTCCGGAGCCCTGTAAAGGCAAAAAGTAATTATTTAACCCACTGATATTAGACGGAAAATGTAaagattttcagttttaatagCAAGTTGATTTCACACACCAGAATATAAATACCAGGTCTTCTTTCTTAGATTCCTTTGTCTCGTATGTGGCATCATACAAAGCATATCGGCAATCATTCAACGGTAACAACTTCACAAAGGCTGTGTAGGGGTCTTCCACAGTATCGCCAATATCACCAACTAATATCTGCTTTGTTTCCTCTACAATTATCTGTTTTTTGTCATCACTTAAGCAGAAAAGaactgctttctttctttttttaatctcttctggGGTTGAAGATTTCCTTACTTTCATGTCATTAAAAACCTTTATAACTTCATCATTCACTGTTACTCCAGAAGCCTGTAAATGAGATGAAGGGAATAattatttaaatgcaaaacaacTAACATTGACTATGGGGAAGATATTACCTGATACTAAATAAAGAGAAATCTACTCTAGAATTTGAGAACAAAAATTTTACAATAAAACCTGAACACTCTAGAACCATAATGATGTCAGTGGGGTTGTATTAGGTAAAAAACTGTACAAAATTTTTCCctaatttattcatttttttatctCAGCATCGTCTTCTTTTCCGTTATTGATCCTAAATAACTGGGTTTCCATTGCACATGTCAACCAATTATCTATTAGTTTATCATATATTTGGCTCAGccaggggtggggttttttgtttgttttgtggggtttttttagttgGAACAAATGTTATACCAGCAGTTCATATCCAGTAGTGTCATGATTCTAGTTTTGTTGAGTGATGTAAGGCTCTAGAAGCAGTAGAAATGCCTTCTGAGTTGTGTCAACTGCAATGTTATGTTTTTAAAACTCCTTTCTTTTACTTAATGCTGATgcactaaccaaaaaaaaaaaaaaaaaacagccactGCAGTTTCTACATAAGGAAAGTACAAATTGTACAACACACTACAGTAGTTCCAAACCATTCAGAACCCTAACGTAAAACAGTAAGGAAACAACATACTGAGAGAGCTGATAGCAAACTCACTACAACAATTTTAGCTTGTTACTTATAAGCTAGCTAAACACATCCATATGGCCCTTGTTTTCAGTTCATTACATTCTTTATTAAAAGACAGCAGTTTCCAAGGTACAGCATGCTGTTTTCAAGAAATCAGGTAaacaacacattaaaaaaaaacaacaaccctgccCCTTTTGGAATATAATCTGTACCTTTTCCTAGTTTAGTTATaggaaatacattttatttgaagAAATGAAGGTTTTACTAGCCCATCTCCACTATTAAACTCGGATTTGCTTGCAAAATTCTTATTAGAAAGATGGTTATGTAAACCTTAAAAAAAAGCTTAACTGCTAGTGCATTGACAGCTTAGACTGCTCACTCCCAATTCCCCCTCTGAAAGAGGAGACAATGCAGCTCCATTGCCCTCTCTTCCCCACTGGAAACCGATCCAGGTTTCTGGGGGAACTGCAGCTAGTGAAGTCAGTCCGACAGGGCTGACTGCTCCCTGAACGCACCCTGCCCACTTTAAAGTCGggtgtagcccacgaaagcttatgccctaataaatgtgttagtctctaaggagccacaagtcctcctcgttgtttttaaataatctgttccTCAGCCCCTTGCCCCGCCACATGATATTTGGCAGCACAAACTCCCCCTGCGGTGGGGAAATCaagcaggcagggccggggcccgaggctctgcagcagcagcgtCAACACCGCGTCCTCCACGGGGAGAGACGCACTGAGCCAGAGGCGATGAGCCTCAAACCCCCTCCCGCAATCGCCCCCACAAACCTCCCACCCGCAGCGCGCCCGGCAGGCAGACCCCCGCCCCGGGGGGACCCTGCCCCCGCGATCACATCAGCCCCCACAGCCGTTCGCCCCCGGCTCACTGGAGGGTCCGCCCGCCGTGGTGAGCTCAGGCTGGGATCAGCCCTCCCCTCACGCACCACCCCACTCGTCCGCAGCGACCAGGCGGCAGCCCCCGCCGGCCTCCCGGGCcgagccccgcagccccccccactAAAATTAGATTAAAATGGCCGCTGAAGGCTTCGGGGCCTGAACACCGGCCCGGACCCGCTCAGCCCCTCACCCCGCCGGGCCTCCCGCCCTCCGCGGGCCCTGTCCGCCGCACTGCCCCGAGCACGCCCCGCCCTTACCATGGTGCCGGGTCCCTGTGGCGACGGCGGCTGCCTGCAACGCTGGGATGCAGCTCGCAGAGAgcgcgcggggggctggggcgaggtgggcGGGGGGACGAGTCACATGGGCGCCGCGCCCGCCGCCTTCGCCACCACGTGCCGCGGCGACCCTCCCAGCCCGCTCcgcaaggagggaggggggatgggccCCTGCCTCGGCGCGCGGCCGGAGCCGGGGGGCAGCGCTTGTGCTacgccagccccgccccgccccgccccgccttgCGGCCCTCACCGGCGTATTGACCTCTCAGCCCAGCCTTCCAGTACCCCGCCGGGCATCCCTACGCCCAACCACCCGGGCCCCTGAGGGGGCACCGCCATACCCCGCCTCCCAGCCCGGGGTCCTCAGGAGAGCATTCATCTACCTGGGGCACACCCCACATCCACCTGCCCGGGGCCCCCCTCACATCCACCAGGCTGCCCTCAACTGTTGCCTCCCCCACCGGACTGTTGGACGAGGGCGATATCACACATCCCTTTCCCCGCCCCGCGGGAGGTGCCCCCTCCACGTCTTCCATACGGATCTTGTGATCCCCAACCCCCTTCTAGGGGTAttatcgccccccccccccaccgccgaCTCTGCGCCACGACACTGCGCCTTTCACAAACATCTCCTGCGGacgcgtgtgcgtgtgtgtgcagtCCCTCTTAGCTGGCAGACACAGAGGGGAAATCAGAGCCTTCCCTTTAGCAATGATGTGTAGCAATGATGAATGCATTTGAAGGCTTTCGGCACGGGACTTTGCAAACGCTAAATAACCCCGAGAGCCCACTGGTGGGGTAGCGGGATACATGAGATGTTCTGTTCCGGTTGCTGGAGAGCGCTTGCTGTATCAtcgtccccctccctccccttctgctgtCCCTGCAGTGCTGTTGGAGCCAGAGGATTGGATCTCGGGGTCCCATTGCTACCTGAAAAGTTCCGAGTAAAGTAGGTTGGACATTTGACAAAAATGGAAATTAACTTTTTCagcgtttttcattctttttttttttccgggTAGCTTCCTCCTGCGGAGTTGGGAGTAACCACTGTCGGGTGAGTGGAAAGTTCTAGCTGGCCTTGAGTCTGTTACTAGTTAAAGGTAAAAGGAGTGGTGTTCAGTTGGATTTTAATTCCTTATAACACTTAAGGACAAGATTTGTCTAACAGTGGGGGAATACCATGAGTTTGGTGGCACAATAAGATGACAACCCTAAATAGTGTACATAGCCCAGCCTGTTAAACTCTGCTACTTCAGATCCCAcctggtttttttcttttcttttcttttttttccttcttcttccaGTCAGGTACTTGGAAACAAActaaactgggggtggggagcctggggcaCTTGCTATCTTTTTTCCTAGACATTTTTCCCAAGAAACTTGGGCTGCACTGgcgaaattaaaaataaattacatatgTGGGATTTTGATCTTTGTTTTGTAGTGTATGTCAAACTTAATGTCTTGGGAAAGGACCATGTGTCTTTTTTAATGTTATGACTACTTTGTTATTATGGTCCTCCCCAGAAAGTACCAGACCTGTTTGTAACATGCATATTGAAGGGTTTCTTTACTTGATGTATGTTGCTACCATCACCCAGTTCTTCTTGTTTTTTTCAAGATAGAATGGAATTCCCCAATATCCTACCTGTGCTTCTCTTTTAAagtgtaatatttttaaaggggaTGAAATAAAACTGTTTATCCATTTATATTTCCTTTACTTGCAAGTGACACTGCAACTAGTTAATTAAATATGTTTATTTAAACACAATAaaaaaggaatagaaaatataTATTCAAGAAACTCAGAAACCAGTATCAGATAAATGGGCAAAGTTTACCCCCATACTTACTAGCCAATCTAGAAAACAGAAATTTACTCTTCAGTAATAATAATGCTTGGCACTTATGCTTTGCTTTGGGTATTCAAAACCCTGTACAAACAATTTTACTGTTTACTCCACTGTAGTTTATAAATGATTGTGCCTCTATGAAAATGTCCCGATCCATGTGTATGTGAATGGTCTGTACTCACGTGGGGATGCTCATTGAATTCAGTGTGACTATTTGCACATGGGCCACTTATGGACTGAATTGTATCCTTGACTTATTCAGCCATGCAGCAAGTAAGTTCTCCACTCCACATGGCAAAGTGAGATCTTCCTGGACCTTGGGTCCAGATCTAGTGCGGTGCATGGTCACTTCACTTTGGATATTCCTCCCTATCAGGAAGTGGGGCCAGTAGGAGGCAGAGAGAGCTCAGGATTGGGCAGAGCCTAAAATAATCCCATTTTCTTCCCTGCAGTCTTTTGTTGACCAGCATAATTGGGTTGGCATGGGTTGAGAAGTAAGCTGTATCCATTACAGGGTTATAGTAGAACtgcagagttatgaacacctcgggaatggaggttgttcgtaactctgaaatgttcagaactctgaacaaaacgttatggttgttctttcaaaagtttacaactgaacagtgacttaatacagctttgaaactttactacacagcagaaaaattctgcttttaacagtcttaatttaaatgaaacaagcacagaaacagtttccttaccttgtcaatttttaaaaaacttttcctttattttttttagtacatTTATGTTTAACACTgtaagtactgtactgtatttgctttctgttgttgttgtctctgctgctgcccgatTGCATAATtctgattccaaatgaggtgtgtggtggaTGGGTCAGTTCATAcgtctggtgtttgtaactctgaggttctcctgtaatTCTTCCCAGGAGCAATTTCTAAGGCTCCTCCTCTCTTCATTAACATTTAATTAAGCCACAGGACAGCTCTGCATAATAGGTAATACTGTCCCCAGAGAGGTtaggtgactttcccaaggtctcCAAGGAGGTCTgtatcagagccaggaatagctcCAGACTCCAGTTCTGTGCTTTGAACACAAGAACATCCTTCCTTGTTAGCAACTGTGTAGTGTGCAGATCAATTTCTTTCTTTAGAATTTGGTCTCCAAGCCAAAGGCAAAGCAAAACCTTCCCTAGCTCTGACTGTACTGCAGCAGTTTCATCCTGGCACTCGTGCTCCTCCCCATTCTAAAATTTCTGTGGAATTTATTGTGGTGATGTTGACTGATATTTCTACACTGTGTTAGGTATACAGAAACctgttttatcattttaaatgtcAATATATATATTCTCTAATGTCAGGTAAACTAAACATGAGGTGGCTTCAGTAGCAGAACTGGTTCCATTTAAGACAACGGGAATTGCTGAAAATGACtttgtgaaaagaaaatgtaagagGAGACACTGTGCATTTCTGAAAGGTACAGTAATATGTGGCATTTACAGTATAACGGTAATAGAATGGTAATAGAGTCAAAGGGATCTTTAGAAAACTTCAGCTGGATCAGGGAAAATTGCCAGTCTGTTCTGGATAAATGGACCATAATAGTAAACTGCTTTTACAGTCAATAATAATTAATGCAAAAGCCCAGAAATGTTTTGCAACAATCAAGGAGCAATTTGATGAGATGTTCTGGTTATTTGGAAAACCTCATTTGAATCATCCATCCAGTGTGTGTTCTCATTGCACATGCAACATTATTAACCTTTTCCCATAAAAGGGGCAAGTTATAACAAATGCTGCAACTACCTAAAAAGTGCAAGgcacttaaaatgaaaaacacacacacactgtggaaaaaaacaaccaaccaacccctTGTTTTTGACTTATTTTAGCCAGATAGCAGTTCATTTTATTTGAAATCTTTTATTCTTCCTGCATAAGA encodes:
- the CFL2 gene encoding cofilin-2 translates to MASGVTVNDEVIKVFNDMKVRKSSTPEEIKKRKKAVLFCLSDDKKQIIVEETKQILVGDIGDTVEDPYTAFVKLLPLNDCRYALYDATYETKESKKEDLVFIFWAPESAPLKSKMIYASSKDAIKKKFTGIKHEWQVNGLDDIKDRSTLAEKLGGNVVVSLEGKPL